The following are encoded together in the Bicyclus anynana chromosome 2, ilBicAnyn1.1, whole genome shotgun sequence genome:
- the LOC128198710 gene encoding uncharacterized protein LOC128198710 produces MGTVRGARPPSQTAYYVALAGILVLLALLLCYFFYFCVKRIKELSHATFPEPVTSVRPPPAPPKPKSQAYPVQPGVRESATAMARLCKLPPAPTHTDTVFPSSRSPAHSAVSLPAPRIISQPPSPVGKQIASVPPTEAD; encoded by the exons ATGGGCACAGTGCGCGGTGCTAGGCCGCCGTCCCAAACCGCGTACTACGTGGCCCTGGCAGGAATACTGGTCTTACTGGCACTCCTACTGTGCTACTTCTTCTACTTCTGCGTCAAACGGATTAAGG AGTTATCTCACGCAACGTTCCCCGAGCCGGTCACGTCGGTGAGACCGCCGCCCGCCCCGCCAAAGCCCAAGTCGCAAGCTTACCCTGTACAGCCTG GTGTACGTGAGAGCGCGACGGCGATGGCCCGCCTGTGCAAGCTGCCTCCAGCACCGACACACACCGACACAGTGTTCCCCTCAAGCCGCTCGCCAGCACACAGCGCCGTGTCACTGCCTGCGCCCAGGATCATCAGCCAGCCACCGTCGCCAGTTGGAAAACAGATCGCCAGCGTACCGCCCACTGAGGCTGACTAA